The sequence GGTGCACATGGTGTCCCGCGAGCGGGATCCCGGCTCGCGCCGGGAGCGCTACCGCGTGCACAGCGACCAGTGGTACGAGGCGCTCACCAACCGCGAGGCGATCATCAAGCGCTGGGAGGACGCCCTGCGCGACGGCGTGGCCAGCCTGGGCGCCGACACACCGGCCGGGCGCAGGCTGGCCGAAACCCTGGACTTCTTCGAGTTCATCGAGCGGGACGTGGCCGAACTGATGAAGCGCTGGCGCGCTTACCGGGAGCAGAAGTACAACCGCCCTGAAGGGGTGCGGGGCAGCGTCTGACGCGCGGCTGCCGCCGCGTGGGCGCGACCGGCCACGACGGCGCGGCAGCCACCCGGCGGCCCATGGCGGCACCCCCGGTGGAGCGTCACCGCTCCTTCGTCTCCTCCAGCACGGTCCGGCCCAGCAGCGCGTACCGCTCGGGCGAGCGCCGCTTGAGGTACTGCGCGTACCCGATACCCGTCCCCGCGACCAGCGCCACCAGCCACGGCGTCGCCTTCAGCACCAGCGAACCGGACTCGGGCCCGGCCGCCGCGCCCATGTTGGACACCAGCAGGACGACCACGGCGAGCATCGCGACGCCGCCGATGAGCGGCGCGGTGAAGGTCCGGAACCAGTGGCGGCTCTCGGGGCGGTGGGAGCGGAAGTACACCAGCACCGCGAAGGAGCACACCGCCTGGACGACCAGGATCGCCATGGTGCCGAGGATGGCGAGCAGGACGTAGGTGCCGGTGTACGGGTCCTTGCCCGCGGCCCAGAAGGCGCCGATCAGCACCGCGCTGACGACCGTCTGCACCAGGCCCGCGATGTGCGGGGAGCCGTGCCGGGCGTGGGTGCGGCCGACGGTGTTCTTCAGCGAGGGCAGGACGCCTTCCCGGCCCAGGGCGTACAGATAGCGGGCGGCGCAGTTGTGGAAGGCCATGCCGCAGGCCAGCGAGCCGGTGATCATCAGCCACTGC is a genomic window of Streptomyces griseochromogenes containing:
- a CDS encoding GbsR/MarR family transcriptional regulator, with amino-acid sequence MTESSTERDPESVSRFVEHFAAQLVEAGMPRMPSRVFAALLASDTGTLTSAELGEQLRISPAAVSGAVRYLSQVHMVSRERDPGSRRERYRVHSDQWYEALTNREAIIKRWEDALRDGVASLGADTPAGRRLAETLDFFEFIERDVAELMKRWRAYREQKYNRPEGVRGSV